The bacterium nucleotide sequence CGGTGCTCGAAGGCATCGTGCCCGATACCGATGAAGGTGGCGATCGCCTGGCTGGGATTTCCCGTCCGCTGGCGGAAGCCATGCGACGGCGCGGTTTCGAGGATCTGACCTCCGTGCAGCGCGCCGTCCTCGGGGCGGAGTCCGAGGGGAGGGATCTGCGGATTTCATCCCAGACGGGTTCGGGCAAGACGGTGGCGATGGGCCTGGCCCTGGCTCGCCACCTGGCAGAGGATGGTGAGAGCGCTCGGAATGATCTCCCCGGTCCGAGCGTGCTGATGCTGGTGCCGACCCGCGAGCTTGCCATGCAGGTGCGCGACGAATTGCGCTGGCTCTTCGCTTCCGTGCGCGGCCTCGGGATCGAAGTGGTGATGGGCGGGACCTCACTCGGGCTGGAACGCCGCGCGCTTTCCCGTCGCCCCCAGATCATCGTAGGCACGCCCGGGCGGACGCTCGATCATCTGCAGGCGGGCGCGTTCGTTGCCGATGCGATCGAGCACGTGGTTCTCGATGAGTCGGATCGCATGCTCGATATGGGCTTTCGCGAGGAACTCGAAGCGATCCTCGAGAAGATGCCGAGCGAGCGCCGCACCCATCTCATTTCGGCGACCTTCCCGGCTGCCGTGCGCAAGCTCGCCAACCGCTTCCAACAGGACGCGCTGCATATCGAGGGAACGCGGCTGGGCGATGCCAACCTGGATATCCAACACATCGCCCACGTGGTGGATCAGCGTGAATGCTATGCGGCGATCGTGAACCTGCTGCTCTTGAACGAGGGCGCACGCTGCCTGATCTTCGTTGAGCGCCGGGTCGATACCGCAAGACTCGCAGAGAAACTCTCGGGCGACGGATTTCCGGTGCAGGCCTTCAGCGGGGAGCTCCCCCAGGCCCAGCGCACCCGCACGCTGAACGCATTCCGCGATGGCACGATGCGAACGTTGGTTTCGACCGATGTGGCGGCCCGCGGCATCGATGTTCCCGATATCGAGCTCGTCATCCACGTCGATCCGCCCGGAGATGCCGACACCTACGTCCATCGAAGCGGCCGTACGGGCCGGGCGGGACGCCCGGGCTGCAGCGTGCTGCTCGCCACGCCGCGTTCACGCCGAAGTGTGGCGCGCCTGTTGGCGATGGCCCGTATCGAGATCGAGTGGAAGCCGGCCCCGAACGCGGCCAAGGTGAGGAAGCAGCTTCGCAAGCAGTATCGGCGTCAGATCCACGAGCGCCTGTCCGCTGAAGAAGCGCCGAGCCAGCAACAGATCGACTACGCGAAGGGGCTGTTGGACGGCCGCGATCCGGCCGCCGTCGTGGCCCTGCTTCTCGAGTTGGCCCAGCCGACCCCGGCACGTCAACCGATGGGAATTCGCACCCCGGCGGCGGACGAGGGTCCGGCAGCACGAGCGGCAGCATCGGGCTTCGTGCGGTTCTCGATCAACTGGGGAGAGAACGGCGGGGCGGCGGTCAACCGCCTGCTCGGGCACGTCTGCCGGC carries:
- a CDS encoding DEAD/DEAH box helicase; translated protein: MTELVETPVLEGIVPDTDEGGDRLAGISRPLAEAMRRRGFEDLTSVQRAVLGAESEGRDLRISSQTGSGKTVAMGLALARHLAEDGESARNDLPGPSVLMLVPTRELAMQVRDELRWLFASVRGLGIEVVMGGTSLGLERRALSRRPQIIVGTPGRTLDHLQAGAFVADAIEHVVLDESDRMLDMGFREELEAILEKMPSERRTHLISATFPAAVRKLANRFQQDALHIEGTRLGDANLDIQHIAHVVDQRECYAAIVNLLLLNEGARCLIFVERRVDTARLAEKLSGDGFPVQAFSGELPQAQRTRTLNAFRDGTMRTLVSTDVAARGIDVPDIELVIHVDPPGDADTYVHRSGRTGRAGRPGCSVLLATPRSRRSVARLLAMARIEIEWKPAPNAAKVRKQLRKQYRRQIHERLSAEEAPSQQQIDYAKGLLDGRDPAAVVALLLELAQPTPARQPMGIRTPAADEGPAARAAASGFVRFSINWGENGGAAVNRLLGHVCRRGQIRGHLIGAIEIGPTESSFDVDAGSADRFEKLVRRPDARDPKLRIVRVDASSGPRGRSGFKGSAAARDRSGPRAGKRFPAKSKKRR